One Anaerohalosphaeraceae bacterium DNA window includes the following coding sequences:
- the murF gene encoding UDP-N-acetylmuramoyl-tripeptide--D-alanyl-D-alanine ligase: MESLTLSSLCEVLGQSCSGQLDRAVTGVSIDSRTLQPGECFFAVPGERFDGHDFLHQAEQKGAACAVVQKEPPTDLKIPVIRVEDTIRSLGQLAAWYRRRLKARVIAITGSVGKTTTRHLLHCVLSRRFRCRQAPKSFNNQIGVPLTLLSAQPDDEILLVEIGMNHPGEIAPLSRMACPDIAVITHIAPAHLEGMGSVAAIIREKTAILEGLASGGKVYINGDIPDLVRSVRLRSSHPVITVGEGPECMVRAERMHSCGTNGLLQLEGRTIRIPLAGMASLRNCLMVWAVCRDLGVGLSDFAEAIKTAGAAPMRLQVEHVGPLTVLNDCYNANPASMENAVDCLIRMARSQGRRSVFIAGDMLELGAESEALHRQLGKFAAEQGVVVLLSAGQFAQVLAEGAVRADNHLGGGSVRVAFGTVEALCNNLHFYIRPDDIILVKASRSVRLERVVERLRELFGGRQSAS, encoded by the coding sequence ATGGAATCTTTGACATTATCGAGTCTGTGTGAGGTTTTGGGGCAATCCTGTTCCGGGCAGTTGGACAGAGCGGTAACGGGAGTAAGCATAGATTCCCGCACGCTCCAGCCGGGGGAGTGTTTTTTTGCCGTGCCGGGGGAACGGTTTGACGGGCATGATTTTCTCCATCAGGCAGAGCAGAAAGGGGCGGCCTGTGCTGTGGTGCAGAAGGAGCCGCCGACCGACCTAAAGATTCCGGTGATTCGCGTAGAGGATACGATCCGTTCCCTGGGGCAGCTGGCGGCATGGTATCGAAGACGGCTGAAAGCTCGGGTGATTGCAATTACCGGGTCCGTCGGCAAAACTACCACACGCCATCTGCTTCACTGTGTGCTCAGTCGGCGGTTTCGGTGTCGGCAGGCCCCGAAAAGTTTCAACAATCAAATCGGTGTGCCGCTGACGCTTTTGTCGGCCCAGCCGGACGATGAGATTCTCTTGGTGGAAATCGGAATGAATCATCCCGGTGAGATTGCCCCCCTGAGCCGGATGGCTTGTCCGGATATCGCCGTGATTACCCATATTGCTCCGGCTCATCTGGAAGGGATGGGTTCTGTAGCGGCCATTATTCGGGAAAAGACGGCGATTCTGGAGGGGTTAGCTTCCGGCGGAAAAGTTTATATTAATGGGGATATTCCGGATTTGGTTCGTTCTGTTCGCCTGCGTTCTTCCCATCCGGTCATCACCGTCGGTGAAGGACCGGAATGTATGGTTCGAGCGGAACGGATGCACAGCTGCGGGACGAACGGTCTTCTTCAGCTGGAAGGCCGGACGATTCGGATTCCCCTGGCCGGGATGGCCTCGCTTCGCAATTGTCTGATGGTTTGGGCGGTTTGTCGGGATTTGGGCGTTGGTTTATCGGACTTTGCGGAAGCAATCAAGACGGCCGGAGCCGCTCCGATGCGACTGCAGGTGGAACATGTGGGGCCGCTGACCGTGCTGAATGACTGCTACAATGCCAATCCGGCTTCGATGGAAAATGCGGTGGACTGCCTGATTCGAATGGCCCGCTCGCAGGGCCGTCGGAGTGTCTTTATTGCAGGGGATATGCTCGAGCTGGGGGCGGAGAGCGAAGCCCTACACCGTCAACTGGGGAAGTTTGCAGCAGAACAAGGTGTAGTTGTTCTTTTATCGGCGGGGCAATTTGCTCAGGTGCTGGCGGAGGGGGCGGTGCGAGCCGATAATCATTTGGGCGGCGGCAGCGTTCGGGTTGCCTTTGGTACGGTGGAAGCCCTCTGCAATAATCTGCATTTCTACATCCGGCCGGACGATATAATACTGGTTAAGGCCTCCCGCTCGGTCCGGCTGGAACGGGTTGTTGAACGGCTGCGGGAGCTGTTCGGCGGACGGCAGAGTGCCT
- a CDS encoding prepilin-type N-terminal cleavage/methylation domain-containing protein, producing MSSRSSKTGFTLIELLVVVFLIALLLAIVIPSLFKAQGRVQTVTCQSNLKQWGIYLVIYSNDNEGYLPSDSRDWMTILLPYSEMAPSAADSKAQNDTGSKSISCCPTASQPGSNPPSDSGQPFAAFPIQYPHSSETVALGSYGINGWVCHVPSSEKEIYGIPTTKNWRRFDVGESASKIPLVLDSMWIRAFLDNTNLPPEKNGDFNNCDLTGGGARQMRHFAIARHSGRTNILFLDLGVHQTGLKNLWKMKWHRGSDTNAPEPEWPEWMQALPE from the coding sequence ATGAGCAGCCGGTCTTCAAAAACCGGTTTTACGCTAATCGAGTTGCTCGTAGTGGTGTTTTTGATTGCACTGCTGCTGGCTATTGTTATCCCCTCCCTCTTCAAAGCTCAGGGACGAGTCCAGACAGTTACCTGCCAATCCAATCTCAAGCAGTGGGGAATCTATTTGGTCATCTACTCCAACGATAACGAAGGGTATCTGCCTTCCGACAGCCGGGACTGGATGACAATCCTGCTGCCCTATTCGGAAATGGCGCCATCCGCCGCCGATTCGAAAGCCCAGAACGATACCGGCTCAAAAAGCATTTCCTGCTGTCCGACAGCCTCTCAGCCCGGTTCTAACCCGCCGAGCGATTCCGGCCAGCCGTTTGCCGCTTTTCCCATTCAGTATCCTCACTCTTCGGAAACCGTAGCCCTCGGCAGTTACGGAATCAACGGCTGGGTCTGCCACGTTCCCTCTTCCGAAAAAGAAATTTACGGCATTCCCACGACCAAGAACTGGAGACGATTTGACGTCGGTGAAAGTGCTTCCAAAATCCCGCTGGTACTGGACAGTATGTGGATTCGGGCTTTTCTGGACAACACCAATCTGCCGCCGGAGAAAAACGGGGACTTTAACAACTGCGATTTGACCGGCGGCGGAGCTCGCCAGATGCGTCATTTCGCTATCGCCCGGCACAGCGGGCGCACCAATATTCTGTTTCTGGATTTAGGGGTTCACCAGACAGGGCTGAAAAACCTTTGGAAGATGAAATGGCACCGGGGAAGCGACACCAACGCTCCGGAACCTGAGTGGCCTGAATGGATGCAGGCCCTGCCGGAATAA
- a CDS encoding DUF6485 family protein translates to MECKQQKNLKFCSCSYPGCDRKGICCECLQYHLKNRQLPGCCFPPAAEKTYDRSFAAFAKAWNL, encoded by the coding sequence ATGGAGTGCAAACAGCAGAAGAATCTGAAGTTTTGCAGCTGCTCGTATCCCGGATGCGACCGAAAGGGCATCTGCTGCGAGTGCCTTCAGTATCATCTGAAAAATCGCCAGCTGCCGGGCTGCTGTTTTCCGCCGGCGGCGGAAAAAACCTATGACCGCAGTTTTGCGGCGTTTGCGAAGGCATGGAATCTGTAA